The following coding sequences lie in one Hoplias malabaricus isolate fHopMal1 chromosome 14, fHopMal1.hap1, whole genome shotgun sequence genomic window:
- the LOC136666332 gene encoding HLA class II histocompatibility antigen, DR beta 4 chain-like — translation MMFKVLQLSVFFSVLPAAVQGHYAFYSVECRTLGSLENIEVLLELIYNKDVSLKYNSTENRVTANSAYGEKWARDLNNKSDWLRAEVDKIISDCREYAPSLSVVDKTVQPKVTVKSLRSVKGESLSVLICSAYRFYPSGITLTWLQDGQEVTQDVVSTQEMADGDWLYQVHSQLDIALKPGQSITCRVEHPSFPRPALFNWTQGHQSLSESDRDKVAVGTAVLLLGGLLTFTGLIYYKRKQIGQRFTPVSSHPVVSYNSEGQD, via the exons ATGATGTTTAAGGTTCTTCAGCTGAGTGTGTTCTTCTCCGTTCTACCAGCAGCAG TCCAAGGCCACTATGCCTTTTATTCTGTGGAGTGCCGGACTCTCGGTTCTCTGGAGAACATTGAAGTTCTTTTAGAACTGATTTACAACAAAGACGTGTCCCTGAAATACAACAGCACAGAGAACAGGGTCACGGCCAACAGTGCGTACGGAGAAAAATGGGCCAGAGATCTGAACAATAAGAGCGACTGGCTCCGAGCAGAGGTGGATAAAATCATCTCTGACTGCAGAGAGTACGCACCATCCCTGTCAGTTGTGGACAAAACAG TTCAGCCGAAGGTGACAGTGAAGTCTCTGAGGTCAGTGAAAGGTGAGAGTCTGTCGGTGTTGATTTGCAGTGCATATAGATTTTACCCATCAGGCATCACTCTCACCTGGCTCCAGGATGGGCAAGAAGTGACTCAGGACGTGGTGTCCACGCAGGAAATGGCTGACGGAGACTGGCTTTACCAGGTCCACTCCCAGCTGGACATTGCCCTCAAACCAGGACAAAGCATCACCTGCAGAGTGGAGCATCCCAGCTTCCCCCGGCCTGCGCTTTTCAACTGGACACAGGGCCACC AGAGCCTGTCTGAGTCAGACAGAGACAAAGTGGCGGTGGGAACCGCGGTGCTGCTGCTGGGGGGTCTCCTGACCTTTACCGGACTCATCTACTACAAACGAAAACAAATCGGTCAGAGATTCACTCCGGTCAGCTCTCACCCTGTGGTCAGTTATAACAGCGAGGGTCAG GACTAA